The Spirosoma radiotolerans genome has a window encoding:
- a CDS encoding HAD family hydrolase, producing MQPIELVVFDMAGTTVTDHHEVERCFAEAAVETGLSVTDERILAMQGLAKRYVFETLWKEQLGEDSPEVQSNVDISYDSFRRILEEHYLTQGATPTEGCLETFAYLHERGIAIALTTGFYRVVTDIILEKLGWLEGLDAQRVGTPTSLLQASIASDEVSRGRPYPQMIERAMQLVGVTNPKAVVNIGDTPSDLLSGRAAGVALNLGLTNGTHSREQLENQPHDLLLGSLWELPALLEKHELSLTN from the coding sequence ATGCAGCCAATTGAGTTAGTTGTTTTCGATATGGCCGGGACTACGGTCACCGATCACCATGAAGTAGAGCGGTGTTTTGCCGAAGCTGCTGTGGAAACGGGTCTGTCGGTTACCGATGAGCGGATTCTGGCTATGCAGGGCCTTGCCAAGCGGTATGTTTTCGAAACGCTTTGGAAAGAGCAACTCGGAGAAGATAGCCCCGAGGTTCAGTCGAACGTTGACATTTCCTACGATTCTTTCCGGCGCATATTGGAAGAACACTACCTGACGCAGGGCGCAACACCCACCGAAGGTTGCCTGGAGACCTTTGCCTATCTGCACGAACGGGGTATTGCCATTGCGCTCACAACGGGTTTCTACCGCGTCGTTACCGATATTATTCTGGAAAAACTTGGCTGGCTCGAGGGACTCGATGCGCAACGGGTAGGAACGCCCACCAGTTTACTACAGGCTTCAATTGCCAGTGATGAAGTTTCGCGCGGTCGGCCGTACCCACAAATGATCGAGCGGGCCATGCAATTGGTGGGCGTAACGAATCCCAAAGCCGTAGTGAACATCGGCGATACGCCTTCTGATCTGTTGTCGGGTCGGGCTGCGGGCGTGGCGCTGAATCTGGGCCTGACCAACGGGACACATTCGCGCGAGCAACTGGAAAATCAGCCGCATGATTTGCTGCTGGGTTCACTTTGGGAGCTGCCCGCGCTGCTGGAGAAACACGAACTATCTCTTACAAACTAA
- a CDS encoding SusC/RagA family TonB-linked outer membrane protein has protein sequence MTFLFCLLSGLSAFAQTITGRVLSGDDNQPLPGVSIIVKGTNTGTTSRADGTYSISAQSASTLTFSFIGYETQDVTVGNRSTIDVSMAGSAKALNEVVVTALGIRKDVRQTGVAIQTVDGSQLLKAREPNPINSLTGKVAGLTIGASAELLGRPSVVLRGNQDVLFVVDGIPITSDTWNLSADDIDTYTVLKGASASALYGFRGKNGAILITTKRGTKDKRGFSVEVNTSQMADQGFIAIPKVQDQYGPGDHGVYAFGDGKGNGLNDGDYDIWGPALNGQLIPQYDSPVVPGQSFTTTFKKADGNNVVFTSNRQPTPFIPRGQNNLSRFIQTGILSNNNIAVAASGEKYDMRFSLSHNFQRGLVPNTKLNVTNFNMTGGYNFSPKLRFEASLNYNRQYTPNFPDVNYGPNSLIYNIIAWGGADWNIDDMKQIWQPGKEGTQQIYAEYQRYNNPWFLAKYWLRGHYNNNVYGYTSLRYQLADGLQLTAKTQLTTYNLLRTEKLPYSATTYGREEARGDYREDRRSLFDNINQVLLQYNRKVTKDLNINALAGGEARIFNYNSDFASTNYLNVPGVYNFANSSNPVIASNFQSDMRVLSAYYSADFTFRDYATLTTTGRVDKLSTLPKGNNSYFYPSVALSTVISDYVKLPSNLGISFLKLRASYANVKDGLTQSTIQNAFNPFSNYGSNPIGYGDNYSSSYGGPTYQNSAVYSLPLLYNNKPGAYFTNTLNNPNLKPNSTSQSEVGLDVRFFDNRIAVDAAYYVSNDGPRIFTLPSSEATGSTGRLVNGIQTQKKGGEISVTGKAIRSAKGLSWDVVANYSTYTERLKEVYPDGGINTLASNYFVNGSSGSRYLNIGDRTDAYYAGAFVRTTDGQLINDGGGRPIVNPVAQLLGYVNPKFVWGINNRFSYKNINFSFQFDGRVGGVIMDYIKQKTYQGGRNIETVEGALGAARPNDVLGIKSYVGEGVAIASGTINYDVNGNVTNYGELKYTPNTTKTYEQDYIGRVYGQAEASLISRSFAKLREVIIGYTLPPTMLSRLGVKQASVSIVGRNLLYFAERKDIDLDQFVTGGASSLQTPTTRRYGINLNLTF, from the coding sequence ATGACGTTTTTATTTTGTCTGTTATCCGGCCTGTCGGCCTTTGCACAAACGATTACCGGGCGCGTACTGTCTGGTGATGATAACCAACCGCTGCCGGGTGTATCGATTATTGTGAAAGGCACAAATACGGGGACAACCAGCCGTGCCGATGGTACCTACTCGATCAGTGCGCAGTCTGCCAGCACATTAACGTTTTCGTTCATTGGGTACGAAACGCAGGACGTTACCGTAGGGAACCGCAGTACGATCGATGTGTCGATGGCCGGGAGCGCAAAAGCGCTGAACGAAGTCGTGGTAACGGCGCTGGGTATTCGAAAAGATGTTCGGCAAACGGGGGTCGCCATTCAGACCGTCGATGGGTCGCAACTGCTTAAAGCGCGTGAACCAAACCCGATTAACTCCCTTACCGGTAAAGTAGCCGGTCTGACCATCGGGGCATCCGCAGAATTATTGGGGCGTCCATCGGTAGTCCTGCGGGGGAATCAGGACGTACTGTTTGTTGTCGATGGTATCCCCATTACATCAGACACCTGGAACCTCAGTGCCGATGACATTGATACGTACACTGTGTTAAAAGGTGCTTCAGCTTCCGCATTATATGGTTTCCGGGGCAAAAATGGGGCTATCCTCATCACGACCAAACGCGGAACGAAAGATAAACGCGGGTTCTCTGTTGAGGTGAACACAAGCCAGATGGCTGATCAGGGCTTTATTGCCATTCCTAAAGTACAGGATCAATACGGCCCTGGTGACCACGGCGTGTATGCGTTTGGTGATGGAAAAGGCAACGGTCTGAACGATGGTGATTATGACATCTGGGGACCTGCGCTCAATGGGCAGCTCATCCCACAGTACGACAGTCCGGTTGTGCCAGGACAGAGTTTTACGACGACATTTAAGAAAGCGGATGGCAATAACGTGGTGTTTACCAGCAACCGCCAGCCAACGCCGTTTATTCCCCGTGGTCAGAATAACCTGAGCCGGTTTATTCAAACAGGTATCCTCTCGAACAACAACATCGCCGTGGCGGCATCAGGGGAGAAATATGACATGCGTTTTTCGCTCTCGCACAACTTCCAGCGGGGCCTGGTGCCGAACACGAAGCTGAACGTTACCAACTTCAACATGACGGGCGGATATAACTTTTCGCCTAAACTTCGTTTCGAAGCCAGTTTGAATTACAACCGCCAGTACACGCCAAATTTTCCAGACGTGAACTACGGTCCTAATTCGCTGATTTACAATATTATTGCCTGGGGTGGTGCCGACTGGAACATCGACGATATGAAGCAGATCTGGCAGCCGGGTAAAGAGGGTACTCAGCAAATCTACGCCGAATATCAGCGCTACAATAACCCCTGGTTTCTGGCCAAATACTGGTTGCGTGGTCATTACAATAACAACGTGTATGGGTATACGTCACTTCGCTATCAGCTAGCCGATGGGCTACAACTGACGGCCAAAACGCAGTTAACGACCTATAACCTGCTTCGTACGGAGAAATTGCCCTATTCGGCAACGACTTATGGTCGGGAAGAAGCCCGTGGCGATTATCGCGAAGACCGCCGTAGTCTGTTCGATAATATCAATCAGGTGCTGCTTCAGTATAATCGCAAAGTGACGAAGGATTTGAATATCAATGCGCTGGCTGGTGGCGAAGCCCGGATTTTCAATTACAATTCTGACTTTGCCAGCACCAACTACCTGAACGTGCCGGGCGTTTATAACTTCGCCAACTCATCGAATCCGGTGATTGCCTCAAATTTCCAGTCGGACATGCGCGTGCTGTCAGCGTATTACTCCGCTGATTTCACCTTCCGCGATTACGCTACGCTGACCACAACGGGTCGTGTAGATAAGCTCTCGACCTTACCTAAAGGAAACAATTCCTACTTCTATCCGTCGGTGGCCCTGAGTACGGTCATTTCCGATTACGTGAAATTGCCGTCCAATCTGGGTATTTCATTCCTGAAATTACGGGCTTCGTACGCCAACGTAAAGGATGGGCTTACGCAATCGACGATTCAGAATGCGTTTAATCCATTCTCCAATTACGGTTCAAATCCAATTGGGTACGGTGATAACTATTCATCCTCCTACGGCGGTCCGACTTATCAAAACTCGGCGGTCTATTCCTTGCCGCTGCTCTACAACAACAAGCCCGGCGCGTACTTTACCAACACGCTCAACAACCCGAACCTGAAGCCAAACTCGACCTCACAAAGTGAAGTTGGTCTGGACGTTCGTTTCTTCGATAACCGGATTGCGGTCGATGCGGCTTATTATGTCAGCAATGACGGTCCGCGCATTTTTACCCTGCCTTCATCGGAAGCAACGGGCTCCACGGGCCGGTTGGTAAACGGTATTCAAACGCAGAAAAAAGGGGGCGAAATCTCCGTAACGGGTAAAGCCATTCGTTCTGCAAAAGGACTGAGCTGGGACGTGGTTGCCAACTATTCGACCTATACCGAACGGCTCAAAGAAGTGTATCCGGATGGGGGCATCAACACCCTGGCCTCAAATTATTTCGTGAATGGCAGCAGCGGTTCCCGCTACCTCAACATCGGCGACCGAACCGACGCTTATTATGCCGGTGCTTTCGTACGGACAACTGATGGTCAGTTGATTAACGACGGCGGTGGACGGCCTATCGTCAATCCAGTAGCCCAGTTATTGGGTTATGTGAACCCTAAGTTCGTGTGGGGAATCAATAACCGGTTCAGCTATAAAAATATCAACTTCAGCTTCCAGTTCGATGGCCGCGTAGGGGGTGTTATCATGGACTATATCAAACAGAAGACGTACCAGGGCGGTCGTAATATCGAAACCGTTGAAGGCGCGCTGGGCGCTGCCCGTCCGAATGATGTGCTGGGTATCAAATCGTACGTGGGTGAAGGTGTTGCCATTGCCAGCGGAACGATCAACTACGACGTAAATGGTAACGTAACCAATTATGGCGAGCTGAAATACACGCCGAATACGACAAAAACCTATGAGCAGGATTACATCGGCCGTGTGTATGGACAGGCCGAAGCGTCGCTTATCAGCCGGAGTTTTGCCAAACTGCGGGAGGTGATCATTGGGTACACACTACCGCCAACTATGCTGAGCCGTTTGGGCGTAAAACAGGCCAGCGTATCCATTGTGGGTCGTAACCTGCTCTATTTCGCCGAACGCAAAGACATCGACCTCGACCAGTTCGTAACGGGTGGTGCGTCGTCGCTGCAAACCCCGACTACCCGTCGGTACGGGATCAATCTAAATCTGACATTTTAA
- a CDS encoding TIGR03364 family FAD-dependent oxidoreductase, translating into MTSSYDLIIIGAGALGTFHAYHAAKSGKRVLLLEKDSYPIGATVRNFGQVVPSGLAGRWFEYGRRSMEIYREIQQETDLTVRPNGTIYIASDADEWTLANELHDRYQHLGYTSELLTKAQCLANYPALKPDYVVGGIFFPQEMSVEPEQMIHRLLAFIQQKYPVDYRPGSVVIDTQPNASGATVTLSNQQQFQAGRVLICGGHEVRLLFPDVLAQAGLVVSKLQMLLAEPVAGLRLPGNILTGLTIRRYEAFQECPSYASLTANTPEHLAELKKWGIHILFKQAIDGSIIVGDSHEYAEATQAEDLGYHTQDYINDLMLTEARRIVTFPLTIRKTWAGFYSQTKAEIFEHNVADSIRIVTGIGGKGMSSGAGYAEESIRQWLG; encoded by the coding sequence ATGACATCATCGTACGATCTGATTATTATTGGTGCCGGGGCGCTCGGTACCTTCCATGCGTATCATGCCGCTAAATCGGGGAAACGCGTACTCTTGCTCGAAAAAGATAGCTACCCGATCGGCGCGACCGTACGAAACTTCGGCCAGGTAGTACCCTCCGGCCTGGCAGGACGGTGGTTTGAGTACGGCCGCCGAAGCATGGAAATTTACCGGGAAATACAACAGGAAACCGATTTGACAGTCCGACCGAATGGTACGATCTACATCGCATCCGATGCCGACGAGTGGACACTGGCCAACGAACTTCACGACCGGTATCAGCACCTTGGTTATACGAGTGAGCTACTGACGAAGGCGCAATGCCTCGCCAATTACCCAGCCCTAAAGCCTGACTATGTCGTAGGCGGTATTTTCTTTCCGCAGGAAATGAGCGTAGAACCAGAGCAGATGATTCATCGGCTGCTGGCGTTCATTCAACAGAAATACCCAGTCGATTACCGGCCCGGTTCAGTCGTGATCGACACCCAGCCGAACGCCAGCGGAGCCACGGTAACCCTGAGCAATCAGCAACAGTTTCAGGCCGGGCGTGTGCTTATTTGCGGAGGACATGAAGTTCGGCTGTTATTCCCTGACGTGCTGGCTCAGGCGGGGTTAGTGGTTAGTAAACTTCAGATGCTACTGGCCGAGCCGGTGGCAGGTCTGCGTTTGCCCGGTAATATTCTGACGGGACTGACAATCCGGCGTTATGAAGCGTTTCAGGAATGCCCATCCTACGCCAGCCTTACGGCAAACACGCCCGAGCATCTTGCCGAACTCAAAAAGTGGGGTATTCACATTCTTTTCAAGCAGGCCATCGATGGTTCCATCATCGTTGGCGATTCGCATGAGTACGCGGAGGCTACCCAGGCGGAGGACCTCGGCTACCATACCCAGGATTACATCAACGACCTGATGCTGACCGAAGCCCGGCGCATTGTTACCTTCCCGTTAACCATCCGAAAAACCTGGGCTGGTTTTTACAGCCAGACAAAGGCCGAGATCTTTGAGCATAATGTGGCCGACAGCATACGCATCGTAACGGGTATTGGCGGAAAAGGCATGAGTTCCGGTGCTGGCTATGCCGAAGAAAGCATCCGGCAGTGGCTTGGTTAA
- the kduI gene encoding 5-dehydro-4-deoxy-D-glucuronate isomerase, with translation MQAQSTSQTDSQTEPRTVFESRYASSPNEVKGMDTAQLRQNFLIDTLFVANQFRWTLSFFDRYLTGGIMPVDGPLTLDTPDQLKANYFLERRELGIINVGGAGRVVADGAPYDLNYKEALYIGQGTQDIQFISYDADAPAKFYLNSTPAHRNYPTRKIARADADVVELGSMETANHRVINKLLVNSVLPTCQLQMGMTELKAGSVWNTMPAHTHDRRMEVYFYFEVPEGQSVCHFMGQPQETRHIFMQNEQAVISPNWSIHAGAGTSNYTFIWGMAGENLDYSDMDFCAITALK, from the coding sequence ATGCAAGCCCAATCAACCAGCCAGACCGATAGCCAAACCGAGCCCAGAACAGTCTTCGAAAGCCGATATGCTTCTTCACCCAACGAAGTAAAAGGCATGGATACCGCACAGCTCCGGCAGAACTTTCTCATTGATACCTTGTTCGTAGCCAACCAGTTCAGATGGACACTGTCGTTTTTTGACCGATACCTGACGGGAGGCATTATGCCAGTTGATGGCCCGCTTACCCTCGACACGCCCGATCAACTCAAAGCCAACTATTTTCTGGAACGGCGCGAACTGGGTATCATCAATGTAGGCGGGGCTGGCCGCGTGGTAGCCGATGGGGCCCCGTATGATCTGAATTATAAAGAAGCCCTATACATTGGTCAGGGTACGCAGGATATTCAGTTCATTTCTTACGACGCCGATGCTCCGGCTAAATTCTACCTTAACTCGACACCGGCCCACCGAAACTATCCGACCCGCAAAATAGCACGTGCCGATGCCGACGTCGTGGAGTTGGGCAGCATGGAAACCGCCAACCACCGGGTTATCAATAAATTACTGGTAAATAGTGTGTTGCCAACCTGCCAGTTGCAAATGGGTATGACGGAACTGAAAGCAGGCAGCGTCTGGAACACGATGCCCGCCCATACGCACGACCGGCGCATGGAAGTTTACTTTTACTTTGAAGTGCCGGAAGGCCAGAGCGTCTGCCATTTTATGGGACAACCGCAGGAAACCCGCCATATTTTTATGCAGAACGAACAGGCAGTAATCTCGCCTAACTGGTCGATTCATGCCGGGGCTGGCACCTCAAATTACACCTTCATCTGGGGAATGGCCGGTGAGAACCTCGACTATAGCGACATGGATTTCTGTGCCATAACTGCCCTCAAATAA